The segment gggatggcctgatgagaggtataattaagtgtgtccaattgaaatttcatggctacttttgctctacagatagaatgttacataaatcacagaatggagttgcatcccagttgtttcttttacatttcttatcatcaaagcaagatttatggttgtcagagcagatctgagctccattggagaataatacatacccttttccatatcacagcctgtatcagcccaagactccaatatcagcccgagggccgaaggcccatggtatgatattggtcgaggactgatacaggctgtgatatggaaaaagggtatttattattatatttattatgtacttagtaataaattttgtaaaaaggcaTCAACgtgaacaaattgattttaaatatcatttgaaagtagtttgtatacatgtatgaaataaaaatattagatcttattgttttacaaaacatttagCTACAAAACCGGAATTTCCTcgtgttttaaatttgaatgctccacaactgaaattttcaactgcatttaaaaatgtcgactgcaatatatgtttcatatttttctgtaaACATGCACAATTGCCGAAACGGAAAAAGGCAGAGAagttccgcaaggggtgtgatacggatccgtatcagccctagggccaataacctgtatcagccccggaggccaATACGAGTTGTGTGacgtcatctgtatcacatatgccaaaaacctgtatttattactaagtgtTTAATTGGAATTGGAAATTCTCAGATGCAAATTTGAAAAggatctgacatctttagagtcCCGTCAAGCCAGTAGAAGCTAAAGGCCAATACGggaaaataatcaaagtactgagaatactcaaacagaaaatatattttactttattatcggcatactttaattaatatctagatgattaatgcatcaataaaAGCATTGACAACATCTGAGGCAGTATAGGTCGCCTGGATAAGAAATATAAATGTGTcttgtgatcaaaatcaagggagATATAGACCAATCGGAACCACCTTGCGGTACCCGTACAGCCCAAATTTGGGACCTGAAAATAAAAGCCCTATAGGTCTCCTGCACTGCCCTGtaatttgtttgatgtacacttTAAAGAAGAATAAGATAACGGCCCACCATTCACCACAATATCGTtgtgaaaagtttaaaaaagtgaCAAAGTTCTAGTGAGCTAAATGGACACATTTAGATATGATAGAAGTCCAGATgattgttataaatattttaaaagttcctCTCCTTAACGCGTGTGTTTTTAAGTtcatgtcatgttgtaaattttgaatttaccgggtggcagtaaatacaaaatttacaacatgacattcaTGTGATCAAAATCGagggggatataaacccctaagATGATCATGAGCCTGAACcccttatcaacgcttttagaaataATCTCCTTTAATCATATGCAATCAGTCTAGTTAGAATTTCCTATAGACAGGTACTCTTTACACAATTGctctaaaaaaataaagtctattcattaacacaaatacaacattacatgttttgaatattgatgaatatgtattacgtagaagaaaacaaaacgaacgtaaaatgttttttttaaatcactttcccccagaaatgtaaataacaaGTGTTCATATTCCTTCGTTACCTGCCTccttagtcttttttttttacaaaaaatatatcatgCTCCGATTGacttcattcaccaatgaatattgccttatatttttacaagtttattctttcatgattattgttcgttaattatcacacaatctCCTCTGAGAGAGAAAGTTATAATTACTCATTGTgtacaaaattgtttttcttttttttttttacacggGATGGCTTGGCAACAGAACCTAGTGCAGTTCAGTTCAGATCATTAGCAACACATATTTCTATATGTAATTACACACGTGTAGACCTGGCAATTAATTGCCGATGCAATTGTAAAATCGcgataaaataaagtttaccaagctgcataaattttgtaaatccaatatcgtttttaaaaaatagagctaTATAAAATGTTGTTAAGAATTATTCATGGTAAAGTACATGGTACAGTTCAGCAGATTTCTACACAAGTGCAGTGTCATTTCCCGCCATCTGTCGACGAGAGAAGAGACATgaatgttaaaattaataacaatcaatttgtggcaatgtaagtgtgtttgtgtgtgtttgcaacggatatgaaaaactatatacagctatttttacaagttcgtttaacatgttttacatgaagaaaaataaccccttggtcttttttcttcagaaaaatccaattattctacaGCAAAAGGGGTCATTATTCTAAGTCGAAAAATGGCCCctggtcattattctacgggggtcattattcttctttacaccGGCATATATGCTTATCACAACTTATCACTAATAGAACATGTTGATTACTAATCTTAATTACTATTTCTATTATAACATTCGCACTATTTGACCAAAAGAATACGCTCTTAATTCAAGCATCATAAGTTTCATAATGGCATATACGTTTCCTTGTTCATTTTAATCATGCATGTAATGTGTCTGCTCTGCTTATAAAAGCTATCTAGTAGTGTCGATACATACAGTTGTACCCTAATTAGACTATATAGACTGCGGACGtagtaaacattttaatatatttatttatcaccGCCTGATCAGGCCCCGGGGCCACGAACGTCTTTCTATGAAATCTTGTATTTGCCGATATGATAATAAACCCAAACTATATCGATtctagataataaaaaaatttgcaagacactgtaaaaaaaaatatgcgtacaaatcagaggcggatccagcaatttgaaaaaagggggggaggaggggggattccatttgatgaaaatcaatatgtgcaaaattcatcatttgtcaataaacaaggacttttATACGTTTTCCGTGCGaatacaactgtatttaataaacacttatctcatcactatctatttcacatctataTCAACATtagagtgcactgcattattgagcgttttgcCTTTTTGGTTgaggtaaggaagatttgcattATATCTAGCCTaagaaaatgaatgataaaGTGCGCCTATGcttgatagaaaagaaacactaagaaacaaaaCATAACTCAGACCAATTACGacaaactattaaaaaaaatggatattttggtaattttttttttgtttttggtgtttttaaattctgaactatttatcgattttgatttctattgattgccttcttaaataaaggtctaaatgacaggatatgacaaaagaatggggataatttatctgctgaaaagatggtacatgtgtaatacaatggtaaaagcaattgtcgtcccagggaacttgatgtgacctctatAATGGGCGCTACATCATCCGGACTGGTACAGACGCgagcatattttaaaaaaaattgaaaagttgtgcattttcataatggtttacatatatAATGGGTCAATATAAAAAAAGCAGCTAAATAGTTCAggtgaaaatgatgaaaaatagtAGATATTTCTgcacttttttttaactaacaGTAAAAATACAACACTATATTTTTCTCAAGACACATTTTCGAAACAGTAGTTAATGTAATTTGGTCAGAATGCTCTTTTGAAAACGAACAATAGCTGTTTTATTGTCATTGGTGTTACCTGTAAACAATACactgtacataaaaaataagcaaCTTTTTAGAATAAATTTGAGGTACAAATAAATGTTAACTTATATGACTTgacaaagaataaaaattaatagcATTTAGTTATAATAGTAAGTTTCTTTTTACAGTTTTGACATGAATATGAGACAATTTTTTAAGACATACCTGtttcaatatgttttaacataaaaatggcAATTATAGCCAAAATTTCATCTCATACAATCCATCCGGAATTTCAATACATTAattattatgatttaaaaaccACTAAATACCTAAAGTTTTAGATGAAGGAACATTTTTCGGCTGGTTACTCCAATGACactttgttttcccttggactgaaatgtcacattttcattggtttaaacatagcacgtgattgcctcatatatctctatatttgttctgtgagaaataatattaggcaatatggctgtcattggtcgacgcttcgcttactcatttcgacatttcatagtattttatacataaactgcatgctgtaagttcttaaagtatttggagttgttgccctttgaaattctttaaaattagagtagttgcccttagaatattgacgtcacattgttttgtctggagcagaacaaaatggcagcgacgaaatttgctcaaatctctgcagaggaaagggagaaaacatttgaaattaaatagcaacaaaacattgtaagtaaacatgggtaaagcaaagattttgaaagagtattttAAAGGTGAGatgaaaaattttgaagagtttaaatgagttaaattggacgagatgtaaggcatcttgtacatggctttgcgtagatcatcgctatttgtgaataaatatgtcgcttgatagtcctcgagaaaacaaaacacttattaggttagttactgactcactacggaaatatattgggttgatcaatctcatagaaggctcggcttcgcctcgccatctatgagattgatcaacccaatatatttccgtagtgagtcagtaactaacctaataagtaataatagttACACCAATGATAGTTTCAGTAACGCCAATGACTTATAAACTAAAATTTTAAGTCTAAAACATCTCAAAGAATTAAAAAGACCTTAATCTTTCATATATTAACCTTGCTCAATTACAAAGatgaaaaaagatttattaaaactaattttttaaatgatttgcaAAAGCGAGAAATGACAAAGTAACACTAATGACACTTAGTTATCCCAATGACAAAATGCAATCATACATAGATTGTAATTAAcactctttttttcttttataaaatcttGACAAATGTTCATTCAAATTTGGTATCTCTACATACTAACCCAAATCTTAACTCGGCATACATTTCCAcaattttttccaattttttttactttcaacgTACTTAGATCCAACCCTAATTGGCTCGTTAATCATAtgttattatattattgttatttatcatTAGTGATTATTTAAACTGACATACGGCATAGGTttatacttttcttttacaaCTTATACCAGcgttataaaatgataaatatattatacaagCAAATGTGTTTGTATAAAATCAATGCTAAGGTAattggtacatacatgtattacatgcatATGTCATTGGCGTTACcatgtacttttaaatttcttttatgaGATAAATAGCAAAGATGATTAAACTTTGATTATCTTAATTGACATGTATGTTATTCCTGTCTATTAACCaggttaataaaataaacatttcatttctttacaaaacaaacattcactttataatatttttgtcattggtATTACATGAGCATGTCATTGGAGTTACAATTGTACCTAACATTCTCTTTATGAgataaatttccaaaaaataataaactttgaTTATGTCAAGTGATATGGATATTATCCTCTTCTATTTACCAACTTAATAGagtaaacatttcattattttacaaaacaaacattcatttttaataCTTTTGTCATTGGTATTACTTGCATTTGTCATTGGTGTTACTATTGTacctaaaattgtttttgattagaaaaattgttgttaaaaatgaaacgaaatatccttttattaaattttaaattgataaaagttgtaaattataaataaagttcaaaatataaagaaatgtttAGTTAAATGTATATCTTCTGTCAGTGGTGTAACTTAACTAATCACTGGTGTTACTTTTTAGCAGTTACACCAATGACAGTAACACCAATGACAAAAACTATACTGCAGTATACATAAATGGGCTGCTATACCTAAATACCCTATGAgatagtccgaaatatctgacgtttttctggcttttttaacgattttgatatttacttgccagtcatatttaattttgagtGATATGAGTGAGTagtaaagtcatttttttattgttaagttgtgagttaaatatttgatacaattcgcaagtatttaaaatcggACCGAGAACGCCGCCTCCAGTTGGAGGCGGCGAAATTTCCAGTTTTCGTAATGGCGCCGGttctgacgttttcctggcaagtaaatatcaaaatcgttaaaaaaagccagaaaaacgtcagatatttcggactaccTATGAGAGTGAAAAAGGTCAACCTCAGAGTTTGTTTAGTAAACatcttgaaaatatttatagtaTGATAAATTCTAGTTCTATCAACaaatgttttgatataattactACAACACCAATGACATATCATTATTGTATTTCTTACCCTTTTGTGACAAGAAGCtcgttttaataacaaaaaccaCGAAATGTATAAATGGCGTCTGCAGTCTCTTACAGGAAGTGATGTCTTATAACTTAGGACTAGTTATGATGTCATTTATCAAGAATGACAACTCTTTACCAACAAAGTAAAATCGGTTACACCAATGACAAAGAATTAATGTACAGAcatatttgatattgtattgGCTTTAATGAGAGATAGGgtgcatattttttactttcaaaaacaTTCCTCCTACTGTgtattttataatcatatattttgGGGGGTTGTATTatagataatttttaacatatttatcaattaaacgGATACTGTATTTCTATTGACAGTGTAAAACTGGTAGATTTAGGTGAttaaattcttatatttattagaatatatttgtttgtttacttttttcttatagcaatagaaaatatatagaGTCCGTTATttgttatatgatattttaatgatggttagataataaaaataaaattaaaaatagcaGTGACATAAATAGCTGcctttttttatattgaccCATAAACCCTTTACAAGGTTTGtttgtaacagaatttccggatccgattcttggaaacaaaacaaaaaaggcatAAGCAGGTCATGTAGTTTTCTTTGTGTTTTTCGtatgaaacgaagtaaaactcatctattataattatttaggttaattaactaaacaatacatttgaaagcggctttttaaagtaaaacgacTGCGTGTACTCGTATTTTaacgtcgttttactcgatggcttgtcagttcaaaactgtaCGAACtatattcgattttttaaaaaagaaatagagtagaaaatacattgtaaatgttattataaatctgtgatattgcttaattttatgtattttttctttaattttccacatgtttactcagtgtAGTAAACACCGGATGCTAAAGGggagtacaatgtactttatttcgataaaaaaatcgATAGcgtttttttcatataagaacaaaattatgggacgtagtacgaaattatttaaataagcaattttaaaagcatttatttgagataattacagtatttctagtataaatgggaaaaattgtctttaaataggcattaaacgttttcaaaaaaattcatatgtcccagagaaaggggatCCGCCAATGCAAATATAATAATAACGCAATCCTTAAATGAAGACTGGCGAAGATTAATAATGCTCGAAAAGGGAGATTTAAAGGGTTACAATATGTATGCATCCTCTCCAGAAAAAAAGAGATAAATGCTGAATATTAATCAAGTTTACCTCCAAATAATCATCACATGGCCTCCATTTTTTGATACTCATTTCTATAATTCTGAAGGCTACGTTTGCTGGGTGGCTCCCTGTCCTTATTATCCATGTATAATTGACATTGTTGGGATAGTTCCTAGGGAAGCCCGGTGATGTTATTTGACCACTGATGTCGTCTTCGTATCGCAAAATATTAATAGCTACCAATTCTGCAAAATTCACGTATTATCATTTGATTCATAATGCATGAGGTTTGTCGACGATATAcagttaacaaaaaaatatgttaccTGAACATAAATTCCAAACAACAATGAAAAGAATGGCTGCCTTCATTTTCCAATCGTatcaaatgtataaaaatccTTTCAATCGCTGTGCTTTGGTCTTTCTGATTCCGTTCGCTCTGTTATATTCTCGAGATTCtcaaaacaatgaatatttCCTCTAGCCAATAAGGAAACAactctttgaaatattttaaatgttttagttAAAAAACGGAAAGTATACAAAGATTTCCTGGTAACATTTCAATATTCTAGAACGCTGAATTAAGCcgttacatgtacagtacctATCACTGAATCCTTGAACAACAAAGAAACTATTATTATTAGATTAAAAGTGAGTGGGACGGCAGCCTATATTACAATCATCAGTGTATACAAAGAAATATCAACATTTAATCATACTGTCAACCGAATTTTCtatcaaatagtaaaaatacgataaaaaaataaataatattaaataaaagttaaatggTTTATTTTCTCCTAAAGAATAATGTCTCAGTATTCTGAAGTCCACATCACTGCACGACCTATTATTTACGGAAACTATATCGTTTGTGCAATTGCGACAATCTAATAGTGTACAACCAAAAAATCGAACGTTTGTAATGACTACTTTGAGAAATGTGTCTGGGTTTCAGTCTCTTTTGGGAAGGAAATACAATGTAACTTCAGGTCAGCGTATATTGTCTTTATCGCATCGTGATAATCTAATTCAAACACTTACTATGAACATAACGTCTATGCATTATGGGTATTCTTAGTCTAGATATTTAATATGTCAGTGGGTCAATACTAATTTCTGTCTACATGCTCCTCTtggtttgtttgattttttttaatttggtgcAACAAGGATAAGTATTATGTTGTTTGATAAAATACCATACataaatctttttattattaatatatcaaCTAAACAACTTAAAATCACGAAATCCTTTTTTGTACATATTATCgtagaagaatatttttttcataaaaatttaagGTTATCAACGGTTTTTTTACTTGGTACTTTTAATATCAGTGTTGAAAAAtcaaagaggaataactctcttTAAAGTTGATTACAGATCGTAAACATTTTTAAGTTCTTGGGTTATATAGGTGGATTGATGTTCTGTCAATATAATGCAAAATTGAGCACTCAATTTtgagaaacattaattttaaaatataatgtacTATCGATAAATGATAcaaaaatttttactttaatatcaGAAACCCTGGCCCATGAGATATTCATTCAAAGGTTTAGTAGAAACATCTCTGCTCATTTTTAACAATTCATTAGCACCCCCTGATGTAGATTATAGATGTCCAATACTGAGTAAAGAAGCAGATATTTAACGAGGAATAACATACcgggaaaaagtcactcaaattaacagttattatattatatgaaagatataatgataaataaactgtacatacgTCAAATACCAGTAAGCGAAAATTTGCAGTTTGTGGAGacaaaatgaatatctaaaagtAACAATAAAAGCTCCTGCGGGAATCGAATTTGGGACGTACAGATCACATGCTTGACATTTTATTCACTAGGCTAGGGAGTAAGTGATATGTTGTCGTCGATAAAATCCTCTTCATAAAacgaaatgttgttttgatcaGAGGTCAGTCATTTTGTGATAATGTGTTATTCcacattaaaaaacattaataatgCACTTTAACCATTTGATCCAAATTGTTGTCATGTTCAAACTGTCTGTTATGTAAGGCTATAATCATATAATCCTTTGTCTTTTgtgaatttatttaaacattgaattcaaaatacctatttttcacattttcacagCTTAACATATATAAAGTTTTAGAAAAAGATGCTTTCAGATCTGTATCAAAACATCAGATAAGCTTgatatataaacatgataaacgtGTAGAAAacaaagagcaaaaaaaaaatattaatacaagAATATTCAAGCAAGTgctttatcatgataataatcACTGATctacattgttttcaaataatagTTAGAAACACTGCAGTTTGTCTTTAACttgctgcagatctgtagctctctggttgaaaaaatttggatagacaaaccagagatctctggtttgtctatccgaattatttcaaccagagagctacagatctgcagctagaCTTTAACATGTAAAACACATGAATAACCATGGTTTTTTTCATAGTAAAGTAAACTGCACTTCATCAATGCATTTACACATTGCAATATTCTAACATTCACAGTCCACAAAGATTGCTATCCCCTCTTCCTAAGCATACACAACTTTCATAAAAATTCTATTCAATGTTACATCTACTGAAGCTTGCACACTTAACTGCAAGTATATAATAAGGGTTTTAGCTtatctaatatacatgtaatgaattctaattgaatatgaaaacaatttaacaCAATCATACAATAAATACATTCAAACAAATAACAACAGTCACAAAATTCAGTCTTTGGTCATTATGTGATGTCTTGAAAATGCCTATTAAATATAATGGTCCCTTTAATTGAGGCATTGATCTGTTCAGTTCAAATTAGACCGGGCAGTATGGAGCACTTTTGAAAAGCACCCAAACATTGATGATCAGATAAAACAGTATCGCTCCAAAAAAGGACCCAACTTGTTGCATCACACCAATCCACATCAACGCTCTAGTACCATACTGCCGAAAAACAGTTGCTATGGTAACTTTGGAATAGGTTAATAGTAGTCCTCCTAGAACCCACACGATGACctaaaaataagtaaaacattgtttaaacacactatatatacatgtatgtcatccATCAGAACCAGTTATCAATCAATACTGtatacaaataaacatttggctccattttatttttgtcccTTTCATTCTCACTGTCAGcaggtgaatttaagactgtGCGAACTACTATGTCTCTTATTTTGGACTGTGCAAATTCCTTTGTCTCATATAATCTCTCTTTTTTCACAACTGTATCTGGGCGAACATGGCAAATTCAAGAAGGAGTGAAACTGTTTGTAGAAGGACAAAAATTGAACAGGGTGAATGTAATAAAACTAACACTTGCTTGAATTTCCATACTTTTCATCTAGAAGGAAGATAATAACTTTATATTATTGGCAATTTTAATTACAGAGATACCTAAAGACTAGTCATggattttttgaaagaatttatgaCAAAgctgtatataaaatataatttcactCTCATGGAATAATCAACATTATatgtatttcatataaaattacatgtagtcaTTCACAGCTATGGAGCATATGGCTTAGTGGTCATAGGCCTTAGGTTAGTTATTGATAAGTCGATGGTTCAAACCAAGCTGTGGTCACTTAATGTTTTGTATTGTACACTCATACAAGGCACTTTATTTACAGTCTTAGTCCACCTAGCTGAAATTAGGTACTGGCTTATGCAGAGTTAACCTGTgatggactggtgtcccatccagggGGAATCAATGACCCTAATCCTCTTAGCACCATGGAAACCAGGGATAAGCCCAGCCTTATGCACCTTCATGACAGAAGGACTTTAATTTACAACTATAATAGtgaacatttattaatttgaaCTCGAGTTGTTAGTTCATTCATATAACAATGCCCTCAAAAGAAAGCTGTTATATTACATATTCACAACAACTTACAATGAGGACTTCTCCAGATTTTGTTCCCACAAGTAAAGGAGATGGGCTGGCAGCTGCTGTGTACAGGATGATGGCGGCTGCTAGGGATCCCAGGAAAGACAGAAAACTAATGACAACACAGGATGTAGATGAGTAAACCAACACAATGAAGCATGCTACAGGGTTAGCGATGTTGTACAGTACAGCTGTTAGATGGTACACTGAAATGCCATATGGCATGCAGGAAAAAGTTTGAATGGATGGCAATACACTGTTTGTGAGAGAGTTCAGAAAGGCTGTCAAAATCAAGAAGTAAGCATAGCGTAATTTGGATATTGAATGCTCCGCTATTTTTTCAACTCTAATACTGTCCTGTGTTTTTGATAAAGTAACTGCAGTTTGATGTTTTCTATTTTCATTCACTAATGCAGACTGAGATTGTCCTATTGTGGTAGGGTCTGAGAAAGTGACACTTCCAGAATGTTCGCCATTACTGAGTTCATAGCTGTGGCATCTGCTATCCTCAGAAGCTTCCTCATCGTCATTTTCTACGGCATATTCTTCTTCATAGTAAGAACAATATTTCAGCAATGTAAAAGCAATGCCACTGAAAAAGACCATGgcaaacaaaaacacaaaaaaatcacGGACAGGGAAATTGGGTGGGTTTGACTGTGGGTATACATTGTAAGTGGTTATATTGGTGGTAGCATTTGTAGAGGACACATTGACACAAGACACGGACCCACTGCCTTGGCCCAGGGCTACCAGACTGGGTATCATCCCACTCATGCCTTCACCAATGAAATAGGCCGTCATGTAA is part of the Magallana gigas chromosome 3, xbMagGiga1.1, whole genome shotgun sequence genome and harbors:
- the LOC105325757 gene encoding solute carrier family 52, riboflavin transporter, member 3-A isoform X1, whose product is MLKLTSFTVLPLAETHGEKNDRGFFRCCKSSFLTSVPQTENSDRNKRVFKFRNIDVIVYATVIIFGIGSWVDINGLWVELPAMITEGLPEGWKLPSYLSIIIQIANIGPLIVTLCNVFAPGKLNNNGVIYCILGIGSLACLFLAFFWKTTAYVAGEERSIVLLILQFFLALVDCTTSVVFLPFMTLFKSDYMTAYFIGEGMSGMIPSLVALGQGSGSVSCVNVSSTNATTNITTYNVYPQSNPPNFPVRDFFVFLFAMVFFSGIAFTLLKYCSYYEEEYAVENDDEEASEDSRCHSYELSNGEHSGSVTFSDPTTIGQSQSALVNENRKHQTAVTLSKTQDSIRVEKIAEHSISKLRYAYFLILTAFLNSLTNSVLPSIQTFSCMPYGISVYHLTAVLYNIANPVACFIVLVYSSTSCVVISFLSFLGSLAAAIILYTAAASPSPLLVGTKSGEVLIVIVWVLGGLLLTYSKVTIATVFRQYGTRALMWIGVMQQVGSFFGAILFYLIINVWVLFKSAPYCPV
- the LOC105325757 gene encoding solute carrier family 52, riboflavin transporter, member 3-A isoform X3, with amino-acid sequence MGTRGSTRDYYTWTSVPQTENSDRNKRVFKFRNIDVIVYATVIIFGIGSWVDINGLWVELPAMITEGLPEGWKLPSYLSIIIQIANIGPLIVTLCNVFAPGKLNNNGVIYCILGIGSLACLFLAFFWKTTAYVAGEERSIVLLILQFFLALVDCTTSVVFLPFMTLFKSDYMTAYFIGEGMSGMIPSLVALGQGSGSVSCVNVSSTNATTNITTYNVYPQSNPPNFPVRDFFVFLFAMVFFSGIAFTLLKYCSYYEEEYAVENDDEEASEDSRCHSYELSNGEHSGSVTFSDPTTIGQSQSALVNENRKHQTAVTLSKTQDSIRVEKIAEHSISKLRYAYFLILTAFLNSLTNSVLPSIQTFSCMPYGISVYHLTAVLYNIANPVACFIVLVYSSTSCVVISFLSFLGSLAAAIILYTAAASPSPLLVGTKSGEVLIVIVWVLGGLLLTYSKVTIATVFRQYGTRALMWIGVMQQVGSFFGAILFYLIINVWVLFKSAPYCPV
- the LOC105325757 gene encoding solute carrier family 52, riboflavin transporter, member 3-A isoform X4; this translates as MTLHRNSGVNFTSVPQTENSDRNKRVFKFRNIDVIVYATVIIFGIGSWVDINGLWVELPAMITEGLPEGWKLPSYLSIIIQIANIGPLIVTLCNVFAPGKLNNNGVIYCILGIGSLACLFLAFFWKTTAYVAGEERSIVLLILQFFLALVDCTTSVVFLPFMTLFKSDYMTAYFIGEGMSGMIPSLVALGQGSGSVSCVNVSSTNATTNITTYNVYPQSNPPNFPVRDFFVFLFAMVFFSGIAFTLLKYCSYYEEEYAVENDDEEASEDSRCHSYELSNGEHSGSVTFSDPTTIGQSQSALVNENRKHQTAVTLSKTQDSIRVEKIAEHSISKLRYAYFLILTAFLNSLTNSVLPSIQTFSCMPYGISVYHLTAVLYNIANPVACFIVLVYSSTSCVVISFLSFLGSLAAAIILYTAAASPSPLLVGTKSGEVLIVIVWVLGGLLLTYSKVTIATVFRQYGTRALMWIGVMQQVGSFFGAILFYLIINVWVLFKSAPYCPV
- the LOC105325757 gene encoding solute carrier family 52, riboflavin transporter, member 3-A isoform X2, with protein sequence MEEFDERSYNLTLSKTSVPQTENSDRNKRVFKFRNIDVIVYATVIIFGIGSWVDINGLWVELPAMITEGLPEGWKLPSYLSIIIQIANIGPLIVTLCNVFAPGKLNNNGVIYCILGIGSLACLFLAFFWKTTAYVAGEERSIVLLILQFFLALVDCTTSVVFLPFMTLFKSDYMTAYFIGEGMSGMIPSLVALGQGSGSVSCVNVSSTNATTNITTYNVYPQSNPPNFPVRDFFVFLFAMVFFSGIAFTLLKYCSYYEEEYAVENDDEEASEDSRCHSYELSNGEHSGSVTFSDPTTIGQSQSALVNENRKHQTAVTLSKTQDSIRVEKIAEHSISKLRYAYFLILTAFLNSLTNSVLPSIQTFSCMPYGISVYHLTAVLYNIANPVACFIVLVYSSTSCVVISFLSFLGSLAAAIILYTAAASPSPLLVGTKSGEVLIVIVWVLGGLLLTYSKVTIATVFRQYGTRALMWIGVMQQVGSFFGAILFYLIINVWVLFKSAPYCPV
- the LOC105325757 gene encoding solute carrier family 52, riboflavin transporter, member 3-A isoform X6; translation: MITEGLPEGWKLPSYLSIIIQIANIGPLIVTLCNVFAPGKLNNNGVIYCILGIGSLACLFLAFFWKTTAYVAGEERSIVLLILQFFLALVDCTTSVVFLPFMTLFKSDYMTAYFIGEGMSGMIPSLVALGQGSGSVSCVNVSSTNATTNITTYNVYPQSNPPNFPVRDFFVFLFAMVFFSGIAFTLLKYCSYYEEEYAVENDDEEASEDSRCHSYELSNGEHSGSVTFSDPTTIGQSQSALVNENRKHQTAVTLSKTQDSIRVEKIAEHSISKLRYAYFLILTAFLNSLTNSVLPSIQTFSCMPYGISVYHLTAVLYNIANPVACFIVLVYSSTSCVVISFLSFLGSLAAAIILYTAAASPSPLLVGTKSGEVLIVIVWVLGGLLLTYSKVTIATVFRQYGTRALMWIGVMQQVGSFFGAILFYLIINVWVLFKSAPYCPV